In one window of Microbacterium dextranolyticum DNA:
- the ilvC gene encoding ketol-acid reductoisomerase → MAEIFYDSDADLSVIQGKKVAIVGYGSQGHAHAQNLRDSGVEVVIALKDGSKSAPKAQEDGFEVLSVADATAWADLIMILAPDQHQRSIYNDEIKPNLAAGKTLAFAHGFNIRFGYIDAPEGVDVILVAPKAPGHTVRREFVAGRGIPDIVAVERDASGTAWATALSYAKAIGGTRAGVIKTTFTEETETDLFGEQAVLCGGVSQLVQYGFETLTEAGYQPQIAYFEVLHELKLIVDLMWEGGIAKQRWSVSDTAEYGDYVSGPRVIDPHVKENMQAVLADIQSGAFAERFISDQDNGAVEFLELREKAAAHPIEAVGKELRSLFAWKQQDADYVEGSAAR, encoded by the coding sequence ATGGCTGAGATCTTCTACGACTCCGACGCCGACCTGTCCGTCATCCAGGGCAAGAAGGTCGCGATCGTCGGCTACGGCTCGCAGGGCCACGCGCACGCGCAGAACCTGCGCGACTCGGGCGTCGAGGTCGTCATCGCGCTCAAGGACGGCTCGAAGTCCGCGCCCAAGGCGCAGGAGGACGGCTTCGAGGTTCTCTCGGTCGCCGACGCCACCGCGTGGGCCGACCTCATCATGATCCTCGCGCCCGACCAGCACCAGCGGAGCATCTACAACGACGAGATCAAGCCGAACCTCGCCGCCGGCAAGACGCTCGCCTTCGCGCACGGCTTCAACATCCGCTTCGGCTACATCGACGCGCCCGAGGGCGTCGACGTGATCCTCGTCGCTCCCAAGGCTCCCGGCCACACGGTGCGCCGTGAGTTCGTCGCCGGCCGTGGCATCCCCGACATCGTCGCCGTCGAGCGGGATGCCTCGGGCACCGCGTGGGCGACCGCGCTCTCGTACGCGAAGGCGATCGGCGGCACCCGCGCGGGCGTCATCAAGACGACGTTCACCGAGGAGACCGAGACCGACCTGTTCGGCGAGCAGGCCGTTCTGTGCGGTGGCGTCTCGCAGCTGGTCCAGTACGGCTTCGAGACCCTCACCGAGGCGGGCTACCAGCCGCAGATCGCGTACTTCGAGGTTCTGCACGAGCTGAAGCTCATCGTCGACCTCATGTGGGAGGGCGGCATCGCCAAGCAGCGCTGGTCGGTGTCGGACACCGCGGAGTACGGCGACTACGTCTCGGGCCCGCGCGTCATCGACCCGCACGTGAAGGAGAACATGCAGGCGGTCCTCGCCGACATCCAGTCGGGGGCGTTCGCGGAGCGTTTCATCTCCGACCAGGACAACGGGGCCGTCGAGTTCCTCGAGCTGCGTGAGAAGGCCGCCGCCCACCCGATCGAGGCGGTCGGCAAGGAGCTGCGCTCGCTGTTCGCCTGGAAGCAGCAGGACGCCGACTACGTCGAGGGAAGCGCCGCGCGCTGA
- the ilvN gene encoding acetolactate synthase small subunit has product MSKHVLSLLVEDKPGLLTRVAGLFARRGFNIESLAVGVTEVPGLSRITVVVDVEGLPLEQVTKQLNKLVNVIKIVELEQSASVQREHVLIKVRADNQTRSNVLEVVNLFRASVVDYATDALVVEVTGDRPKVDALLRALEPFGIKELAQSGMVAIGRGGKSITERVLRG; this is encoded by the coding sequence ATGAGCAAGCACGTCCTGAGCCTTCTCGTGGAGGACAAGCCGGGTCTGTTGACCCGGGTCGCCGGACTCTTCGCACGTCGCGGCTTCAACATCGAGTCCCTCGCGGTGGGCGTCACCGAGGTCCCGGGGCTGTCGCGCATCACCGTCGTGGTCGATGTCGAGGGCCTGCCGCTCGAGCAGGTCACCAAGCAGCTGAACAAGCTCGTGAACGTCATCAAGATCGTCGAGCTCGAGCAGTCGGCGTCGGTGCAGCGCGAGCACGTGCTGATCAAGGTGCGCGCCGACAACCAGACCCGATCGAACGTCCTCGAGGTCGTGAACCTGTTCCGCGCCTCGGTCGTCGACTACGCGACCGACGCCCTCGTCGTCGAGGTGACCGGCGATCGGCCGAAGGTCGATGCGCTGCTGCGGGCTTTGGAGCCGTTCGGCATCAAGGAGCTCGCACAGTCCGGCATGGTCGCGATCGGTCGCGGCGGCAAATCCATCACCGAGCGCGTCCTGCGCGGCTGA
- a CDS encoding acetolactate synthase large subunit yields MSFDTAAAVPRPPARGASASTPTITGAQAVVRSLDMLGVTDVFGLPGGAIMPVYDPLMDDEKVRHILVRHEQGAGHAAEGYAAASGRPGVAIATSGPGATNLVTAIADAYMDSVPLVCITGQVFSHLMGTDAFQEADIVGITMPITKHSFLVKRAEDIPGAIAAAFEIATTGRPGPVLVDITKDAQQASAPFVWPPKIDLPGYRPVTKAHGKQIQAAAQLIASAAKPVLYVGGGVIRAGAAPELRVFAEATGAPVVTTLMARGAFPDSHPQHLGMPGMHGTVPAVLALQEADLIVALGARFDDRVTGKAELFAPHAQVVHVDIDPAEISKIRMADVPIVGDLKEVLVDLDAAFQSARADHAPDISEWWSYLDGLRQEFPLGYAEPEDGLLAPQHVIQRIGELTGPEGVYAAGVGQHQMWAAQFISYERPNAWLNSGGAGTMGYSVPAAMGAKVAEPDRVVWAIDGDGCFQMTNQELATCVINNIPIKVAIINNSSLGMVRQWQTLFFAGRHSNTDLNTGHGTIRVPDFVKLAEAYGCLGIRVEKPEEVDAAITLALETNDRPVVIDFVVSADAMVWPMVPQGVSNSYVQYARDHAPSFDGED; encoded by the coding sequence ATGTCATTCGACACTGCTGCGGCCGTGCCCCGGCCGCCCGCTCGGGGCGCATCCGCGTCCACTCCCACGATCACCGGCGCTCAGGCCGTGGTGCGCTCGCTGGACATGCTCGGCGTCACCGACGTCTTCGGCCTGCCCGGCGGCGCGATCATGCCGGTCTACGACCCGCTCATGGACGACGAGAAGGTCCGCCACATCCTCGTCCGCCACGAACAGGGCGCCGGCCACGCCGCCGAAGGCTACGCCGCGGCATCCGGTCGACCCGGCGTCGCCATCGCGACCTCCGGACCGGGCGCCACCAACCTCGTCACGGCGATCGCCGACGCCTACATGGACTCGGTTCCGCTCGTGTGCATCACGGGTCAGGTGTTCAGCCACCTCATGGGCACCGACGCGTTCCAGGAGGCGGACATCGTCGGCATCACCATGCCGATCACGAAGCACTCGTTCCTCGTGAAGCGCGCGGAGGACATCCCGGGCGCGATCGCGGCCGCCTTCGAGATCGCCACGACGGGTCGCCCCGGCCCGGTTCTGGTCGACATCACGAAGGATGCGCAGCAGGCATCCGCGCCCTTCGTGTGGCCCCCGAAGATCGACCTGCCGGGCTACCGCCCCGTCACGAAGGCGCACGGCAAGCAGATCCAGGCGGCGGCCCAGCTGATCGCTTCCGCCGCGAAGCCCGTGCTGTACGTCGGCGGCGGCGTCATCCGTGCCGGCGCGGCGCCGGAGCTTCGCGTCTTCGCCGAGGCGACCGGTGCACCTGTCGTCACGACGCTGATGGCGCGCGGCGCGTTCCCCGACTCGCACCCGCAGCACCTCGGCATGCCCGGTATGCACGGCACGGTTCCCGCCGTCCTCGCGCTGCAGGAAGCCGACCTGATCGTCGCGCTCGGCGCGCGGTTCGACGATCGTGTGACCGGCAAGGCGGAGCTGTTCGCCCCGCACGCCCAGGTCGTGCACGTCGACATCGATCCGGCCGAGATCTCGAAGATCCGCATGGCCGACGTGCCGATCGTGGGCGATCTGAAGGAGGTCCTCGTCGACCTTGACGCCGCGTTCCAGTCGGCACGTGCCGACCACGCCCCCGACATCTCGGAATGGTGGTCGTACCTCGACGGTCTGCGTCAGGAGTTCCCGCTGGGATACGCCGAGCCCGAAGACGGCCTGCTCGCGCCGCAGCACGTCATCCAGCGCATCGGTGAGCTCACCGGTCCCGAAGGCGTCTACGCCGCGGGCGTCGGACAGCACCAGATGTGGGCGGCGCAGTTCATCAGCTACGAGCGACCGAACGCGTGGTTGAACTCGGGCGGTGCCGGCACGATGGGGTATTCCGTGCCCGCCGCGATGGGGGCGAAGGTCGCCGAGCCGGACCGTGTGGTGTGGGCGATCGACGGCGACGGATGCTTCCAGATGACCAACCAGGAGCTCGCGACCTGCGTCATCAACAACATCCCGATCAAGGTCGCCATCATCAACAACTCGAGCCTCGGCATGGTCCGCCAGTGGCAGACCCTGTTCTTCGCCGGGCGCCACTCGAACACCGACCTGAACACGGGCCACGGCACGATCCGCGTCCCCGACTTCGTGAAGCTCGCGGAGGCATACGGATGCCTCGGCATCCGCGTCGAGAAGCCGGAAGAGGTCGACGCGGCGATCACGCTCGCGCTGGAGACCAACGACCGTCCGGTCGTGATCGATTTCGTCGTCTCGGCCGATGCGATGGTCTGGCCGATGGTGCCGCAGGGCGTCAGCAACAGCTACGTCCAGTACGCCCGAGACCACGCGCCGAGCTTCGACGGGGAGGACTGA
- a CDS encoding DNA polymerase III subunit gamma/tau, with product MTTGRDDDALHWGGDDDPTLDVGSASTPARAREHDGTDAEPLALPDGFTPLGRGSDQVGRIDADGTVVMPGDRAPLSNTMLVLLGVVSGVALLYTIGWIVGGLRLQGTADFLVSPIGYRAAFWLAVAAPALWFTTALVLTRTSKTWIRVTALVAGFALLVPWPFIMVGAVGSVAS from the coding sequence GTGACCACCGGACGCGACGACGACGCCCTGCACTGGGGAGGCGACGACGACCCGACACTCGATGTCGGCTCGGCCTCGACTCCCGCCCGCGCACGCGAGCACGACGGCACCGACGCGGAGCCGCTCGCACTGCCGGACGGCTTCACGCCGCTCGGGCGGGGCAGCGACCAGGTCGGGCGGATCGACGCCGACGGCACGGTGGTCATGCCCGGGGATCGTGCTCCGCTGTCGAACACCATGCTGGTGCTGCTCGGTGTCGTCTCCGGTGTCGCCCTGCTCTACACGATCGGGTGGATCGTGGGCGGCCTGCGCCTGCAGGGCACCGCCGACTTCCTCGTGAGCCCGATCGGCTACCGTGCCGCGTTCTGGCTCGCCGTCGCCGCCCCGGCCCTGTGGTTCACGACGGCGCTGGTGCTCACGCGCACGTCGAAGACCTGGATCCGGGTGACCGCGTTGGTCGCCGGATTCGCTTTGCTCGTGCCGTGGCCGTTCATCATGGTCGGCGCCGTCGGGTCGGTGGCCTCGTGA
- the serA gene encoding phosphoglycerate dehydrogenase, protein MSKPVVLIAEELSPATIDALGPDFEIRTVDGADRSALLPAIADVDAILIRSATKVDAEAIAAASRLKVIARAGVGLDNVDIKAATAAGVMVVNAPTSNIISAAELTVGHILSLARHIPAAHASLASGAWKRSSFTGTELFEKTVGIVGLGRIGALIAARLQGFGVTVVAYDPYVTPTRAQQLGVTLLSLEELLAQSDFVTIHMPKTPETTGMIGTEQFALMKPTAYVVNVARGGLIDESALYTALTTGEIAGAGLDVFTSEPPKEDGTAFPLLSLPNVVVTPHLGASTDEAQEKAGISVARSVKLALEGDLVPDAVNVAGGVIDPFVRPGIALVEQLGQVFSGLAASALTSLDIEVRGELAAYDVSVYRLAALKGIFTKIVSENVSYVNAPLFAEQRGIETRLIVEADSPLYRNITILRGTLSDGSVLTVAGTLAGTRMVPKIVGINGYEIEVPIEQHHVVMRYADRPGIVAIYGQKLGEAGINIAGLFVAQPDASGRALSVLTVDQPVPDAILDDMRDAVGADLFRQIEITES, encoded by the coding sequence GTGTCCAAGCCTGTCGTCCTCATCGCCGAAGAACTCTCTCCCGCCACGATCGATGCCCTCGGGCCCGATTTCGAGATCCGTACCGTCGACGGAGCGGACCGCTCGGCCCTGCTGCCGGCGATCGCCGACGTCGACGCGATCCTCATCCGCTCGGCGACGAAGGTGGATGCCGAGGCCATCGCCGCGGCATCCCGTCTGAAGGTCATCGCGCGCGCCGGTGTCGGCCTCGACAACGTCGACATCAAGGCGGCGACGGCCGCAGGTGTGATGGTCGTGAACGCGCCGACCTCGAACATCATCTCCGCCGCGGAGCTCACCGTCGGCCACATCCTCAGCCTCGCGCGCCACATCCCGGCTGCGCATGCGTCGCTGGCATCCGGCGCGTGGAAGCGCAGCTCGTTCACCGGCACCGAGCTGTTCGAGAAGACGGTGGGCATCGTCGGCCTCGGTCGGATCGGCGCTCTCATCGCCGCGCGTCTGCAGGGCTTCGGCGTCACGGTCGTGGCGTACGACCCGTACGTCACGCCCACGCGCGCCCAGCAGCTCGGCGTGACCCTGCTGAGCCTCGAAGAGCTGCTGGCGCAGAGCGACTTCGTCACGATCCACATGCCGAAGACGCCCGAGACCACCGGCATGATCGGAACCGAGCAGTTCGCGCTGATGAAGCCGACGGCCTACGTCGTCAACGTCGCGCGTGGCGGGCTGATCGACGAGTCTGCGCTGTACACGGCACTCACCACCGGTGAGATCGCGGGCGCCGGACTCGACGTGTTCACCTCCGAGCCGCCGAAGGAGGACGGCACCGCCTTCCCGCTGCTCTCGCTGCCGAACGTCGTGGTCACCCCTCACCTGGGGGCCTCCACCGACGAGGCGCAGGAGAAGGCCGGCATCTCCGTCGCGCGCTCCGTCAAGCTCGCCCTCGAGGGCGACCTCGTCCCCGACGCCGTCAACGTGGCCGGGGGAGTCATCGACCCGTTCGTGCGCCCCGGCATCGCGCTGGTCGAGCAGCTGGGTCAGGTGTTCTCGGGGCTTGCCGCCAGTGCGCTGACGAGCCTCGACATCGAGGTGCGGGGCGAGCTCGCGGCCTACGATGTGAGCGTCTACCGCCTGGCTGCGCTCAAGGGCATCTTCACGAAGATCGTCAGCGAGAACGTCTCGTACGTCAACGCGCCGCTGTTCGCCGAGCAGCGCGGCATCGAGACCCGCCTGATCGTCGAGGCCGACAGCCCCCTGTACCGCAACATCACGATCCTGCGCGGCACGCTGTCCGACGGCTCGGTGCTCACCGTCGCCGGCACGCTCGCCGGTACGCGCATGGTGCCGAAGATCGTCGGGATCAACGGCTACGAGATCGAGGTGCCCATCGAGCAGCACCACGTCGTGATGCGCTACGCCGATCGTCCCGGCATCGTCGCGATCTACGGCCAGAAGCTCGGCGAAGCCGGCATCAACATCGCGGGCCTGTTCGTCGCCCAGCCCGATGCGAGCGGTCGGGCCCTCTCGGTGCTCACCGTCGACCAGCCCGTGCCCGACGCGATTCTCGACGACATGCGCGACGCCGTCGGCGCCGACCTGTTCCGCCAGATCGAGATCACCGAGTCGTGA
- a CDS encoding bacitracin resistance protein has protein sequence MAISVVFGLFYAYFVWNAVSFLVSQASGTLTLNGYGWFVLLLAVVFPLVAFGAAFAIGWRRVWGEFALTLLTGLAVVAVFWLNILAYSATAGASMLG, from the coding sequence GTGGCGATCTCGGTCGTGTTCGGCCTGTTCTACGCGTACTTCGTGTGGAATGCCGTCTCGTTCCTCGTGTCGCAGGCCAGTGGAACGCTGACGTTGAACGGGTACGGCTGGTTCGTGCTGCTGCTTGCCGTCGTGTTCCCGCTGGTCGCCTTCGGTGCCGCCTTCGCGATCGGCTGGCGCCGTGTGTGGGGGGAGTTCGCCCTGACGCTGCTGACGGGCCTGGCGGTCGTCGCCGTCTTCTGGCTGAACATCCTGGCCTACAGCGCCACCGCGGGCGCGTCCATGCTCGGCTGA